ACTCACCCCTCTTAGAACACCCAACCCCCCTGTACTCACCCCTCTCTGAACACCCAACCCCCCTGTACTCACCCCTCTCTgaacacccaaccccccccgtACTCACCCCTCTTAgaacacccaaccccccccctgtACTCACCCCTCTTAGAACACCCAACCCCCCTGTACTCACCCCTCTTAGAACACCCAACCCCCCTGTACTCACCCCTCTTAgaacacccaaccccccccgtACTCACCCCTCTCAGAacacccttcccctccaccccaaccTCACCACCCCTTTATTTATATCTCGTCTGTTTTGATCTGTTAAGTTTGTCTGCCGTCTGTGCACACCTTGCTGTGgcctcctctggtcctccaCCCTGAGGAACACCAGAGATGAGTCTGAAGCTGGTGTGGTTCTCCACCCTGAGGAACACCAGAGATGAGTCTGAAGCTGGTGTGGTTCTCCACCCTGAGGAACACCAGAGATGAGTCTGAAGCTGGTGTGGTCCTCCACCCTGAGGAACACCAGAGATGAGTCTGAAGCTGGTGTGGGAGGCCCAGCGGTGTTGGCCCCCCTGTTTCTCTGTGGGGGGCTTCCCAGACGGCACACAGAGCAGCCCCTCGAAGGAGGACGCCTGTTCAGGTGTTCTTCTGAGAATATGGCGCTACTGCCAGCAGTGTATTGTAAGCTTCAGTCGCACAATGTATATTTTCTTAATAAGAATAAATATTACcagcaatatatatatatgaagccTTTTTAAAGTCGTCTAAATGGGATTTTAACCGTTTTagttttcttctcctccttggtTATAGTACATCTCCTAAAGTCTGTAGTTCTGAATTTGTAATTCATTGCTTAAACGTACAGTTTGAATGTTAATCTCATATAATGGTTCCCAGTCTTTGAGATTAATGCATTTAATGTGTAGCTGTCAGTATCACTTAATTGCATTGTCAGTATGTCACTTTATTACATTATTCtacctgtgtgttactgtgtggagACCAGGTGATTGGCTTTTAAGACACTTTCAGTGGACTATTACACTCTAAATTCAATAGACGCGAGAGAGTAAAAGATTCTAGATGCAATTTGTTATGTTTCTTATCAAGGAAGATTGGACACTTAATTTGATCAAACAACCGAACCGTTTTGTCACTTTGTTACCGAATCAGGCACTCCAATTCAAGTGAAGAGTAATTCATAAAGATTGATTACTTTATTATGTCAtagtatgtacatgtgtgagtAGCTCAAGAAAACCTATGTTCTCGGTTTTAGTAAGTTGTATGTTATTGGTCTGTGTACTTCAGTGTTGGGTTTCTTACGTGCATCTTGTTGCTCTCTAACAATAAATTGCTGTAATAAAAATGTGCCATGTAGTTCATTCAGTTTCAAgtcgactaaatgtaaatgaaatcgGCTGCTTTATTATTTTTGGAAAATAATAATTATTTCTTCATAGACGTTACATTATTCATGTAAACCTCCTCAATCTTGCAACGCCTACATACAGTTAACGCGTAAGCATGCTGCAGCAAAACTACATGACTGCTTGTTGCGAGACAACTAAAAGAAGTAATCAACACAAAAGCATACACACAGGAAGAAGGTAAGAAACACCTACTGAATGCAAACGAATACTTCCTTTGTGGTTTGAACTTTACAAGTTTGTCCGAAAGCCCGTCCTGTAGTCGCGATGACGTTCGATGATAAAGctaagctagctggctagctaaatgtaaacgtgTGCTGGCGTTGGTATTAAGCATAACTAGAACGTTTCTTGAATACCAATTCGTAAATTATTATCTATATAAACTACATAATCTATAGGAATGGAGGCAGCAAGGTATTACAAAGAGCAGGTAAATGCGGACATTGAAGACATTCTGAGTCGCTTTCAGCAAACGGAGTCGGTGCGATATGAGCAGTTCTCGGCGATATGGAAAGAGATGAAATTCTCATCTATATTTTAGTAAGATTTTTGTTATCAATATTGGTAATTTGTCGCTGAATGTATTACACGTGCTTACTGGTTGTCATACATACGtgttccctccttttctcatccTTTTGTTACAGTGGCAGATTGGAAGTTAATGAGACGAGAAGTTTTAGTCGCGTAATACTGTCCACAGCCTTCAGCTACCTGCTTCCACCGTACACCTTTCAGATAAGAGTTGGGGGACTTTACCTGCTCTACGGGTTGTTCAACTCCCAACTGATTACTCCGAGAGAAAAGGTTGAATACTATCGGATATAGATATATTTTGCTTTCTAGAATCTATTCTGTAGGCTGCTCGCTGCACATGAGTGTAATATTCTAATTTAAATTCCCTGCCCTGCTGCCAAAAGTTTGGTCAATTCTAATCCAGGTCATGGTTTGTGGTTGTCTGCAGATAAGGCTCGCACTGAAAGATTGGGAAGACATAAAGAAGTTTGAACAGGATGCAATCAATGCTCAGCACTTTGATGTTGTGTACATCTACAGGAAGCTCCTTGCAGAGAAAGCTTTCCACTTCACTGCCACTCCCGTGCCAGTAAGATATAACCTCCTACTGTTCCTATCACTTAGTCGACTGGTAACATCAAAATAGGAATGATTGTACTGAACATGTCAGCAGCGGAACCATTTCAGTTTCGGCGTCGTACTTCCTGATTCAGAGACTCTGCTTGTGTGTTGCCCCCTGCAGCTGTGTTTCCAGGTGAAGAAGAAAACCAAACGGCAGGAGCTTTGTGAGGAATTCATGGACCGAGCGATGCGTCCTCAGGAACTGGTCAGCATGGATATGCTGGAGGTGAGTGGGGGTAGGGTCTGGCTGTTTTAGTGGCTTATTGATTGTgtggacagtttttttttaagggTGACCTTTGTAAACACCTCTGCTGATACAACACGGAACTTAGTTAGTTGTGTAGGTAGTGGTTTTGCTGTTTGCCTAGTACCTAGCAGTGTGTGATATCATGCTGTGATGTCGTTTTGCGTCCTTCAGGAGGTGTCCAACGTGCACCAACACTATGAGCAGTTAAAGACGGCTATCTCATCCACACCTGGACAGCCAGACCCCGAACTGCGTCTGGTTAACAAAGACCTGGTTCCACATCTTCGCAACGCAGTGGTGGAGTACTACCAGTGGCAGAGTAAAAGGGTCAGAGCACTATACATGGGCAGTACCTGGacaggtgtgtttttgtgtgtgagaggaacaTGTTTTGATCCTTTTATGCCATTGTGTGACTAGGGATCTCAAGACAGAGATGATCAAGTTTACGAGGATGGCGCTGAGGGGCCTTCAGAGCAGCAAGAGGTGATTTTAGGCCACAACAAGCTCGATGAGCCAACTCGGATCATTTTATTGGTTCCGCTTGTATCAACACATTTCGGCAGCTGATGCACTGTTTTCATTCCCGTTCTCGTTGTTTCCCCGTCTCAGTGTTCTAGGAGGGCTTTGCTTTTAGCATCTATCAAGTCTAAGTCATACGGacagcaggtggaggtgagtcttcggatcaaattttttttttaataagacTTGAGGTCCAGTTCCCAGcatgacactaaaacaggtagtaatcgtgactactttttacttaagtatatgtcagagcccatactactttactttaacttgaatgAAAAAGTGCtgtttttttaaacatgagtatctgtacttctacttgagtgaaagaTGTGTGTACTCTTGCCCTCTCTGCTGAGTGGTTTGTAACGCGAGTAGGTTGACGTCCGTGTACGAGGTCTCACTACTTCCTGCTTCTCAGGCCTCCAAGTCTCGGAGACATCGTCAGGTGGAGACGGTGACGAACGCCAGGGAGACAGAGCCGAGGGTGAAAAGCAGGAAGACCTTCTCATGGAAGGAAAAGGAATTCAAAAGAAGGATTAGAACACTGAAACAGAAGACCTGTAACTCCCTGAAACTCACAGGTAAGGTCCAACAGCTtcccccttcctttccccctGTAGACTTGTCACCGGACTGGTTTAGTTTCCATGAAATATCACTGATGAACATCTTTCCAATAGACGAACATAAGGATGATCAATTGAATCTCACCCAACCATGGTGCCTGACCGAAGCAGAAGCCAAAATTATTATAGGTAAGAAACATTGTTCAAGGGGTGAATGTAGACGACCACTTACACTACATATCCCatatctagggagtcaggtggctgagcggttagggaatcgggctagtaatctgaaggttgccagtttgattcccggccatgccaaatgacgtgtccttgggcagggcacgtcaccctacttgcctcggggggaatgtccctgtacttactgtaagtcgctctggataagagcgtctgctaaatgactaaatgtaaatatatctgGTCAGGTGTTGAATGGATCAGTTGTTACGGTAGATGTATTATTCTCTGACATACTTATCAATGTTCCCTCTGACTGTTCCTTGCAGCCACGAAAAATAGAAATCGATTCCGATGGTGAAGTCGGAGAAGAGAGATAACAGCTTGCTTGTTTTGGTTTGCCTGAAGATCATCTTTTGGCAGCTCTTTCACAGGACTCTGCTAGAAGTCATTGTTTTCAGCTAGCCATATTCACCTAATTGGATATGTGCCCATTGCAGagtatgtattttttatttatttttttgatcTTTAAATCGTAGCACCTGGCAAGCATGTTGAGGGTTTCCACGCCGGGTGTTGTACTTAACTAAGTGAATCTTTGAGAACATATCTGAAAGATTTGACATGCATATAACTGGGAATCATTGTGTCATGCACTAACTGGTACTTATGTTCATTGTTGAGAAAGATGTTCGGTAATGTCATATTTTCATTGTTCAGTTTTGTAATAATATTTAAAAACCATCAGACTAAACATCTTTATTTTGCAATAAGTATGTTTTGACATCCATTCTTTATAAAAAATCATTTTGATGATCAGTTACTGTAGGGATCTATCATACTAGTAAACATGCAAAAACAATTACCTACATCTCAGTCAAATGTTTGGAAGTAGACCTTCAAGGGCAGTATCACTTGTCAGCTGATCAGATAAAGTCACAAGGAAAGGATATTTGCACATACTTAACTGAATCTGGTTTGGAGGCATAATATAGGCCTACTGGTTTAGTGTTTCATCAGATATTTTATCGTTCATCTATGCTCTCATTTTTACTATGCTTTTATCCTCCCTTTTGTTTGATGTCAGCCAAATCCCCAGTGTTGCCATATCAATCTAAGGAAGTCATCATCTTATGTCGCCTCGACTGTGACATTCTCCATGACCCGCTGGTTTTTCAGTCATTAAAGGACACTATGAATAGCAGAAAGCAGTTTCTGGAAATGAGTTACTTCTCACTGTCTAAAATAATTGTTTACATCTGAATAATAAAAATTGGTTTCCTTTACGTTAAACTTTGTGTAGTTAACTAGAATTGATCTTCACTCAAGACTTGTACCACTGACTCCAAAGCCGTCAGCAAACTGGAGTCTGTAAACGTATATGGAACTGGGAGAGGCGGCTGTGAAGGCGAGGCAAGAAGGGCGCCAAGTTATCAAGAACTACTGAAGAAGGCTATAGCTCTTTAACAATTAACAAAGATATCATTATAGTTACTTCTAAGAGCGGTAAGTGTCACATTTATCGTTTTCTAATGCAATCCTCTTGAGGTCTCCCTAGCCCGCTTTTGTATTGATCCAACCCTAAATAGCGTATAGGTCCTGGTGCGCCGAGAGGTCACTGGGAGCCGTTGAGACAACGTGATAGGTAGAGTGGCCAGCACCGGAACAATATCGAGGAATGGCTTGTTGGAGAGGCgtcaggatggatggatgggtccATCATACCGCATGCGGATAGAAAGAACGGGGCAACGTCGGAGGGAGCGAGGAGCATCCCGCTACCGTATCCGACCGATTTTGATCGGCATCCAGGAAGAACAATGTTGAAACATAAGATGCGTTAGTTAACCCACGCAATCCGACcaaatctgttttcaatcatggCCTCAGACAGTAAGTATTGGAAGCACTAAAGTTATATATTTCTAACGGGGGGTATGGTATTATTATCCATTGTAGTGCAGCGGGCTATGGTGTTTCTATTTTTTACAATAACCGTTCTAGCCTATCGCATATAAGCTGCAACCAGAGATGCCATATCTTTTACTTAATAATGTATCCTCTACCAATTGTGCAGTGCATTATATTTGACTTTTGTCAAAACATGTAGGCTAATAATTCATCTTTGAGTGGATTATCTTCTATCTGATCGATAAATGTGCACCACAACATCATATTAATCGTCTGCTTATGGTAGCCTACATTGTTCATGATGCGATGAAAATAATATTAGCCTACGACAACGTAGGTTTCAGAGGCAGCCAATTGAGCCCACCTTTAGTATAGGCTACGGTATGATTATCATTTTGTTTAGCAATAGTCAAATACTATAAATAGTTTACACACATTGCTGTCTTTTGACTTACGTTGTTAAATTATTTATGACGCACTGTAATGTTTTCTTTGGCGTGTTTTTGAATTTTGCATTAAAACCCACAAGTCGACGAGGAAAATTGTGAGAACAGTCTCTCACACAACAATTCAGGTTTATTTCTACACTTACATGgaataattaaataattaaataatgaCTGACTGCTGTCATGTGTTGGGATATGTGATGCAAATATCCTCCCTTCAGACATTATCACTTTTATTTTAGAAATATGCATGCAAAGAGGACCCTTAAATACCATCAAGGCCATTAGAATGAGTAGTTTAGTTGCCTGTTATCACACATAAAATATTTATAACATATTTTCTTTACTGGAGAGGTATAATATTTGGAACTTGTGTGATATTCCCTTTTCATCTGGCTGACAagcatttatacacattgtgtcaAGGCTAACAAACCAAGAAGCACTGTCTGTAGTTTACTGAATCACACCCATACCTATCTGACCATAAGTTCAATGTCCTCAGTGAACACTATAATTAAGCAATTGCCTGTGTTTAATGGCTTGTTAGTGGTAAGGTATAGTACATGCAGTGGTGATTATAGTCCCTTAGGATCATCCAATATCCCCATGCCAACTAGTCTAGAACTGTCAAGTATCATGTCACAGCATTGCACTCAACCAAGTTCCAGGATAAGGACCCACAGTCATTAAACTGTGTCAATACTGTTAATGAAACCTCAGTTGCCTCTCTCAAGTTTAGCCCCTGAGCGAGACTGAAGATATACTGTGTAACGTCTCATCTTTGTATGTGGTCCTTAGTTTTGTCGTTCAGTAGAAGGCTCAATGGAGATTGTTGAGTAAAGGGTTAGTTATACTCTGCCTACTGCTCACTGTGGCCTAGTTACAGAGAAGACCATGCTTAATTCATGCTCTTCTTTCCCCCTGCTGGGCTgtaggggatggggggtggggtgaggatgatgaagggaggggagaggatgaagggaggggtggggtgaggatgatgaagggaggggatgaagggaggggtggggtgaggatgatgaagggaggggatgaagggaggggtggggtgaggatgatgaagggaggggatgaagggaggggtggggtgaggatgatgaagggaggggatgaagggaggggtggggcgaGGATGATGAAGGAACGGGAGAGGATGAACGGAGGGGTGGGGCGAGGATGATGAAGGAACGGGAGAGGATGAacggaggggtggggtgaggatgatgaagggaggggatgaagggaggggtggggcgaGGATGATGAAGGAACGGGAGAGGATGaacggaggggtggggggtggggtgaggatgatgacgggaggggagaggatgaggtggggggtggggtgaggatgatgaagggagaagatgaggggtagggtgaggatgatgaagggaGTGGATGAGGGGTAGGGTGAGGATGTTGAAGGGAGTGGAAGAGGGGTagggtgaggatgatgaagggagaggatgaggggtagAGTGAAGATGTTGAAGGGAGTggatgaggggtgaggatgatgaagggagaggatgaggggtgggggtgtggtgggggggaagTGGAAAGTGCTAATGTTTGACCACTTCCACTGAGGCCTGATGAGTAATATCTAGTGGAGAAGATTGAGAGTGCATTTCAGTACAAACAAATTAGCCGAATGAAGAAACCGAATCAGCGCTCTTCTTTTTCATCTGTCGATTGATTTGCTATGTTGTTTAACCGCTCTGTATGGTTGCTAATAGCAGACATTAGCTAATGGTAATAAGCAGTTTGATGATTGTGTTTTAAGTGAGCAAAAATGTTCTTGCTTGTGGTTAACATGTGAAATCTGAGAAACAGTTGATAATTTAACAGTTGGACAGTGTTGGATTTTGTTGTGTCCTGGCTGACAGGCATTTTACTTTCATCACCTCTTGTGTTGTTGGGCCTCAAAGCGGCATTCAGGAAGGGTGTTCCATCTTGCCCAgcgagacaggaagcaggaagaacATTAAGAACGACTGAGAGAGTCGGTGCCTGGTCCGAGGGCAGAGAGAGTCGGTGCCTGGTCCGAGGGCAGAGCCAGACGTAGAAGAACAGGGAGCTGAGAGGAGACCAGAACTGGATGGGAGAGCAGAAGCTA
The Osmerus mordax isolate fOsmMor3 chromosome 9, fOsmMor3.pri, whole genome shotgun sequence genome window above contains:
- the snapc1b gene encoding snRNA-activating protein complex subunit 1b, with protein sequence MEAARYYKEQVNADIEDILSRFQQTESVRYEQFSAIWKEMKFSSIFYGRLEVNETRSFSRVILSTAFSYLLPPYTFQIRVGGLYLLYGLFNSQLITPREKIRLALKDWEDIKKFEQDAINAQHFDVVYIYRKLLAEKAFHFTATPVPLCFQVKKKTKRQELCEEFMDRAMRPQELVSMDMLEEVSNVHQHYEQLKTAISSTPGQPDPELRLVNKDLVPHLRNAVVEYYQWQSKRGSQDRDDQVYEDGAEGPSEQQECSRRALLLASIKSKSYGQQVEASKSRRHRQVETVTNARETEPRVKSRKTFSWKEKEFKRRIRTLKQKTCNSLKLTDEHKDDQLNLTQPWCLTEAEAKIIIATKNRNRFRW